In the Neodiprion virginianus isolate iyNeoVirg1 chromosome 2, iyNeoVirg1.1, whole genome shotgun sequence genome, TGGGATTTCTTTTCCGTAAATTCTGGATTAGCTTCTTCTCTATTTGGTGTTCTATAACAATTTCGATGTAATGATCAAATCGGGAAAATAAGTCGCTACAATATAGGGTGACTCAGACCTACACCTCCATAGGCCTCTATAGTATATTCCTCGTGAAAATTTGCACATTTGTTATTTGTCATTGGACATTTGTCGTTTGCGAGCCATCAGCGGCTGTATTTCAAACGGCTGTAATTCGCAAACAACACATTCCCtatcaaaagtaaaaaacgtATTGGTCGCAAATTTTTGCGAAGAATAATAGCCCTGACATATCCTGTACGTAATATATCCATTTAATGACTATAAATATCACGGCATTAACATATTCTTTACGATGCCTTTCACTTTTAGTTCTGGATTGAAATCCACgtgtattataaattcaatACCTTTACATTAGATATCTCAATTAAGTCTTATCGTTATTACAATTGACGGTTAATTTTAACTCAGAATTTTGTAATGTGCGTAACCGTCACCAAAAGTGAAAAGGGTTAATGAACATTATTACAAATTATGCAGTATTGACCCGACGATCGAATCGAAAACTTACGACGAGTTAGTTccgtttgaaatattattcacaATCGTATAGCCCTCATTTTCCGATAACGTAAATTTGTTATTATCGAGGCATGATTGAATTAATTGCTTTCCAGAGTCACTGGTAACAACAGGTTGGAAATCTATCGTGCAAAAACATGCGGACTTCCCCCCATCGTGATGCACAAAAACTAAAACCTGGGTGTTTCCAATTACCGACAATTCGTATGCCTGCGAATCAAATAAAAGAATTGACTATAATTGCTTATCGTATATTTGGTATATCATTTGCTGCTCATTCAATTGACGACTAAACTTCTTTAAAATGGAACGCTATCAGCAATTAGTCTTTAATGATTAGACTAATCCAAATTTtgacgttgttttttttctttttttttatttctcagtCTTAATGTGTCTGCAAAATTCCGATGATAAAGTATCCGTCGATACATTTATAGCTTTTCCATAGCTTGGAAAATATCTGTAACATTGTGTCATATTAAAAAAGGAGTTGAGGCTTATTTGACGTACCATGCTCATCAGATTTGATTTCTTCTCCATGAATTCGAATTCGAGACGCTGTTCGTTAGTAGTTGCCATTTCACTatctatgaaatatttctgcgTCTAGCTTCGTAGTATATTTATGACTACGAAGCTGTGTTGCGAGGTTAGGAACTTACATTCGATTAGAATATCCGGTATTCGTAATCCAGAAGAGATTGCTGACAAGATAACGTGAAAATATTGgtttaaatactttttttccattcctaATCTCGTCGAATCATATTTCGTAGAAAAACTGGCGAAATTTTTTGTGACGATCATTAGGTTTTCCGTTTCTTTGCTTGAAAGTAACCCGAAAATGGTGTGccaattgatttattattgAACTTTATActtaatatttaaatatatttaacatTTATGAACGTGTACACAGATTAAAAGATAACCGAGTCACATAATTAATGCAAATGTGTAAAGAGCAATTCATTTAAGGACACAATATTCATACATTATTGTTATCTGTCGTGTAATGTAATAGTTTAAAATGCAGTGcgatcatttttatagattattttttcttttttcaatcttcaatttcccagtaataataataataataataatgcatGAATAcgataaatgaaaagaaaagtaaaacaatGAATAGAAAGTTtagtgaatataaaaaatattacatcaAAGCAAATGTCCATAGTCAATCATCAACGCGTACAGTGTagttattttgtaaattttttttttgcaacgaCGGTATGCTTCCTTTTTAATAGTAGCAATGTATATTAAAactcttcttttttcagtCACTCATCCTTTTAGTTGCCATCGCAAAGCGGAAAgataatacatttttaaacatGATTAACGATTTACCAAACATTTAGATAACTTTCTTCCAACGAATTGTATACTTTCAAATTATGGCCTAGCCTGAAATAAAACATATACAGAAgatatgataaaaaatcaattttattttgtgcGCATATATTACGGTTCTACTCACTCTCCAAAACCCTCAGCGACTTCGGTCGCCTTTGAGGGATGACAAACTATAGTTGTTTTGCATTCCTTGGGGTCGAATAATTGTTTTACATATTTAGGTCCGACACGATTTATATCCTCAATAGTTACTGCCGATATGTGTTGAACCATGCGTCTGTCATAGTCGTGAGGAACATTTTTTAGGTAAGAAAAAAGTGACTGAGCTACCACATCACCGACACTTTTATGTCTCTCAATTACTTCGAATATCAAAGAGGACTTAGCTGATTCGAACAGAGCCTGTTCCCATTTCCCACCCTCGAAATGACTTTCCtgaatcaaaaatataaaatgaagtaaaaattgCGCCCAGCATATGTACATTTATGCATATTCAGAAGTTTTTTACCATTATGGTTTTAGCCTCCTTGTAAGCAGCCAGGATGTTCGTTGCTCTGTAAAACGTCAAGTACAAAAAGCCCTCGTTTAGGTGAGGGAGAACACTGTATCCGTAAGATAAGCCCTGACCTCTGATCTGTCTCCACATTGGACCCTGtacatataaattaaatcgaacaagtttttatcttttcatATCAAAATATCCCTCGTTCTCCATAAGGCTGTACAttctttgtaaaatataagcCAGTTTTAAGTCTGCTGAACTTATTACCTCGAGTTGTGTTAGATATTGTAGAAATACAAGTAACGGCACTAAATCAGGACTGAGGAAATCTTTTATACAAGGACTACATTGACAGAAAAATGCTGACTCAATACACCCGAGACCTGTAACACAGCTGTTAGCTGGTTCATCAGCTGGCGGAATCATCAGCGCCCAATCCTGTGTAACATGTAAtctgtaaaacatttttaaaaaatgatggaGTTTACCATACCGGAAAACAATCTAAACGTTGATTGCTCAAGTTTTTACGCTGGGAAGTCTGACAAAATTCATACAATAGAACCTTgattatttgaatcaattgaGACTGGGCCTAGTTCGCATTGGCTAATATGGATAATGAAACAGTAACGGTAGATAAAACGGTCCTgcatgataaaaaatattaacataaTGCACATagttttatgtttttttaacACACATGATATGTTACTTTAAGACACGATACGTTTCATTATAACTGCCTTTATGTGTGAAGTCAAGTTATATATCATTAATTTTAACGCAAGACTGTGAATAGACCTTCTCTGATATCGTTTCTTCTAACAGCGTGTTTACTATTTATTCATTCCAAAATATTAAActttaatttgaataacataaTCCATTGATCGGTGAACAGAGTTCGGATAATCGAGGTTCTATTGTACTTTACTCACTTCGATTTGTTAGGGTTGTTTCCTTGAGGTAATAGTACTTCCCAAGGTTGGTAAATGTTGGAAATTTGACCAGCCAACTTATCAACATTTACCGCCATATGAAAGACCATGTTCTCAGACGTAGTTAACATTTTCCTAACAGATTCAATCTCTTTCAATACTTCATCTTGGGTCGCACTATTGTTCAAACGTTCAATTATTTCAGTCAAAAATTTATGCTGCCTCAACATGCTAGATGAAAAGTGATTGCTgtctgtaataaaataaaattttataaattatatgcaTCTAAAGACATAATCATaatcttttattatatttcaggTCCGACCATTAcgacaattaattcatttatttcgttAGTAAATAACTTCTTGATACTATTGATAGTAGTCACTGTAAGGAAGTTGAAACACCCATCTACTTACCCTTACTGTATATAAGACCTTTCATAAGATCGCCCACGACTTTATTTCCCTTTCTTTTAACCTGAGCAACTTCGTTGACTATTTTAGCAGCAATGATTCTTAGTCTCTCAGGAGTGAGTTCAGTCTCGTAAAGAAGTTCCCTGATCCACTGTATTCCTTTCTCATATTTAGTCGGCTCAAGCTAGATTACATAAATACCAAACAACAATGAATCTGTTTCTGTAACTAATATCCTGTTATCATTATTCCGAATTTTGACAACACGAATCTCATACTTGTAACATGAAGTTCACACTGTGACTGTAAGCTCCGCATGAAAACCTAGATGTTCCATCGAATCCTATTCCAATGCTAGTTGCTACAGTGTCCGCTTCAAGTTCGGCAACAACTTGTTCATACGGTATCAACGTGTCACCTCTTTTGACAGGGCTTTCCAATATTGCTTCGAGAAGAAGCGGAAGATAGGGCCTCAACTCCTGTGGTATACCAGCTGAGTCCATAATAACGGACATCTTGAGTGAACAaagtgaattatttattacatccTACATGGCTAATGTGGACGTGTTCAGAAAAAGGCTTCTATATCGTTTACTTACATAGACAAAGTTTGTATTGACATGATCTAAATACGTGAACAATGGcaaattgttcaaattcaatttggGATGCTGCTCAGCTATATCCGATGTGAAACTCTTAATAGGGTGAAAGTTTATAGAATCTGTGCTGGGTATTGGGACACATGTTAACATCTCATCAGGAATCGGTCTCTATGATagtaaaataaacaattttcaatgaCCAGATTAAAACCAGAAAATGCATTGGGAGTACTTATGATAGCCAAAAATCTGTTCACAGATTCTCAAACCTCATTCAAAATCATTGCTTCCTGTAGTTCTTGTGCTTTTTTCTTAAGACCCTCTGCTCCCAGTGCGTCTACTTGCTTCTCTACTCTTTGCCGTTCGCTTTTACCTATCTCCCGTTGCCTCTCCTGGCTAGGAAATCCTCTCACAACTACCATAGGTCCATCGATAAAGTATTTCTTTAAAATATTATGCCAATATGAAGCTGGTTCCTTACCAAGCTTCTTCAAATCCTCTACTTGGTTCAATCTGTGGTCCAGCTAGTGTGTTTAAAACATAAgtatcatataaaaaaatatcttctcAGCAGTGGCAACtgattatgaaaatattaaattattttactcaCATCTTCTTTAGTCTGGCCATAAAGAATATCGCCAATTACCATGAATGCTACCGAATCATGTGGACTGTTTTCCAAGTTACTCAAAGTTTCTAATATGTGTCTTTGAATGACTGTGTTCAatcttttcatatcaatacCATTTTCTCCATCGGCTATATCTTTCAGCGTTTTAACTAGGTGATCCTTTACCATCGGTATCTTCGCCTTTggtacattttcaaatatcaagtACAACATGGCCTCTGAATTTTCGGCAAGAGAATATGCGACTTTACTCGCATAAGGatcatttatttcaacaaactCTCGCTGTAAAGGACTGACTGAGTTGTCGGTCAAATATTTAAGCAGTATCGAACACCCTGTTAATTGGTATAGCTCTGTAACTGCTGACGGACCACGCCAACCTATGTTTATCAGTCCGTTATCCTCGTCGTCGCAAGGATAATGTATATCCAAATCAATACTCTCTGTTAATGGCGGAACTGGGCTTTGCCAAGGCCTTACATATGGCCCTCTGTCTCCCTGAATTATCAAAGAGAAGCGATATAaccatatatatgtacagtcTGAATTTATGTAAAAGTCAATTGTCAACTTTCCATTTGACTTAAATGATAAAGATATCAATTTCTGTTTCATGCTTAGATATTAAAGAGAATCCAGTCACCTTTGATATTATCTTTCGTTCAAGTGGTTGCACAGCTTTAAAAACGTCGGCATGTTTCACTTGCCCAGTTATAATAACGGTCAAATTTTCCGGCCTGTAAAACTCCTTATGATACTTTCTTACTTTATCATTGTTTGTACTTTCTCGCAAGTTTTTCATCATACCTGGTTAAATTGATCACAATTAGTGAAGAAAAAGTTTTGTGTTAGCAACAAGCAAGCatctggaataaattctaaatCTAGTTTCAGATGATTTCAAGTGCATAAGTGAATACCTCCAGTTTCTGATTTATATCCACAACGTCCCGGATAGATAGCTCTTGTTAAAGCATTGTGGACCAAAGATTCTCCACTATTTTCTCCTCCCTGCATTTCGCAATAGACTACACCCGCGTCTTCCCCTTCTCCAGTTACATGATGAACTTCAGTTATAAATCCAGAATCCTGATGATGAtttatgacaaaaattttggacgtcattatattaattaatagAGCATATGATTGGAACTCTCGAGTTTCCATCAAACTCTATCAGTAGACTACTATATATCGCTGAGTTATTCCTGAGATCAAACTGATCATGACGCCAAGGTTGAATTCACTCAATACAATtaatactataaatttttagGTTCCCTGTACACTTTGGTATGAAATTTAACGATACGAAATACGAATATGGTGGAATATTGTTGAATtcaataagaatgaaaccaaTACTCTGCACACGATTGTAGCATAGCTTACTTAATGTTAGTATATGATGTGATATTTGTGATGCTGATTGAAACTACTGTTAAGTTTTACCGTTAAAGTCGGATACAGAATGTGCTCAAGAAATATGGGCATCAGTGAGAGAAATCCTTCGCTCCCAGCTGTCGTCATGGTGTAACAAGTATGGTCGGTATCCGTCCATGCGTTTGTACCTGATGCTAAACATCTGTTAGCTAACAAGTCTAGAACACCTTTGTAAGGATATTTTTCACTCCCTAAAAAAATCAGGTGCTCCAAGGTGTGAGGGAGACCGTCATCGTCGTAGGCCTCAGTGGCTGCAAAAAAGGGTAGTGCCAGTTGATAGAACATGGATTCTGAATAAATTGAAGCAGATGATCGTGTTATCTGTTCAGGGATGTGACGCAATGTTTGAGATATATGAGACATATAGGTGGGTAAAACAagtatttgaacaaaaatttgagaaaataaatgtttgaaagGTGTAACTGGAGCTTATCAGAGAAAAGGTCCTGTGATATTAGAAAAGGCTTTAAAATACAGAATGTCAACTGAGAACACGTTATAATCACCATTATTAACATTggagaaattaaattgaaaaatagctTTGCGAAAATAATTCGTCTTATTTGTCGGATTCCAATGAAGAATAACTCATTTGATTTACGAATGATTCCTCAGAAATAGTTCAAGTAAAATTTGGATGACAATAATGTATTCTCATGCCAAATCAATAGTTCATTATCTCTAACTTATAATAAAGTCAGTCTCAAACTATTATCATCAGATTTATTGGTAAATAAGTTAggctattttctttttttaagaATCATAAAACTatacgaatttttcaataaaagaAGAGTAAAATAAAGTGATTCCCTTGATGTGCGTGATCAGGTCTTTCACGGTTCAAATTTAATACTTTAACAGTACTTTCCCTATCAGAGGGACTTTTACAGTTGAATACATGTTAATAAGCTTCAGTTAGACTTTTTGGAAGTTTGTTCTATCATGTTTttgattcaacaaattttcgacCAAACCGTACATTTCGTGCATTTTTAATTCTCGTCCACAGCCCGGTTAACTAATTGTTATATCCACCAACGTTGATTGGCGAACGGAGGAGCAAATGATGGCCATAATGGCTGAACATAAGTAGGGTTAGGTTGTTTGATGACTTGTATTTACCGAGACAAAAGTATCCGTTGACGACGGGGCCGTCCACCTCCGCTATAACAATGGTGAGTCCAGTGTTTGACGATTTATATTTATGCACGGGTATTAAATCGTTCGATTTCAATGAACATATTAACTCAAAACCAGCCATGTTACTAGCCGGGGAACTGTCAACGGGAGCCATGTCGTTCTTGTGTGGTCTTATGCTTTAGCTTCAATAAACCATAGACTTATATAAGAGATATGCTGCGCGGTCCGTGCACCGAACTGAAGCCCTGATTAGAAAGAAAAGGGAACAGCAGGAGACCGATCTCTCACTCTAATCGGTGACTTGGCGGGGGAAACACACGGAAGGCTAAAAGCAGTCTAGTAACTTACTAGATCTTAGTAACATCTGTCTAATGATTTGACGCAACAGCAGCGCTGCTCATTAATTAAATGTCTTGCGTTTGTCGCTCTGCTCTTTGGATAAATGAACTTCAagcatcaaaattttcaatgaattcctgctgctgctgatgcttTTTGCTGCACATGAAATCCTAGCCTTATACAAGTATACCTCCCCGCTTGTATTGCTTTCCTTGCCTGTCCTCGCCTGTCTTCCTTCACCTTTATGTTAATaataagttttaattattgatattGCTTAcagattgaattattaaaaagtgatgaatattttatatgttTAAAGGTATAACAGCTTTATGTTGTGATGAAGTATGAAAagataatgaattttatatttagaCAAGACATAATATTGTTCCGTTCATCATTAACTACAAATTAATATGTATGATTTAATTGTCTTGTGAGCTTGAAAATTGTTctatgtaaatataaaaaacgCGCATCTAATACCTCACAATTTAAAGACAACGTCCAGTTACCTGCGTATCGTAAAGTCATCTTTAAGCCATCCTACAGGAGAGAAAAAGGCAACGTATAGATGGATATTCATTGACTATACGCGATCGCTTTACTTAACAGCCACCGATCCGCCAGCTTTCATTTGCTGTTCATTCAGGTATCGTTGGAAATAGTTCAACAGCTTCACCTTCTTGACTGACATTTGGTATGATTTACGACGACAGAATATTTCTTATGATTCGCAACCATCATTAGCTATATTCTGTAGGTGTACATCACACCAACTCCTTCATCAGTAGTCCACCCATTTACTGATCCAAACTAACGGTTGTGCACCTGGATTTGTCATCTCATCTAaggtattggaaaaaaaaaaacacatctaGTATCGTACACATTAATCTACAATGTGTGTTTAATAACGGTAGACAGCAATAAAAGCATTGATCAATGAACACAAACACAttgtatattaatattatacacggATATTTGCACACGGTATCAATCATACTTAAGAAATTGATCAACTCTATACGAAACAGTCGTTTATACTTCTAACTTATGGATTTTAACctcggaaaataaatttttcatactaaATGTGAAGAATGCATCTTTGATCAGTTTGTTAACACCGAGCCGTTTAGTGGGAAGCCTTTAAAACATGTTGGCATGTTACGACACAAACATCAAGATTTTGCAAGCCAAGCCGTCAAGCATGTGtttcatattattatcatagCACCGCACATTCTGTACAATTTTGCTCATAAAAGCTCGAGTTTAGTATTGCGCTTGCTTTATCCTAGCATGTTTCCCTGAGGCTTGATGTTTCGAAAGGCGGTATTTCCAGAAGAAGAGCGTGTGTTATACATTCAATGCTCCAGATGTCAACTTGTTAGGAATGTCCAGATTTCGCCAGAATTTCTGAAGTTATGTAATTTGGAGTGCCGCACAAAATCAGAGTATAGGGCAGCCTGAAATTCCTGGTTTGAAATTCCTGGAAAACCAGGAATTATACGAGAATTTTGAAGGGCTCTTGAAAATACGAGAATTTCCCAAAGCAGCCGGAAATTCGCAACGAAATTGCCGTTTCCATATTCACTCGGTGAAAAACGAAgtgttaaaaatgaatatttcttcGGAATATCACTGCagttttagaattttcaaaatacataGAAAGTTGACACAAAGCAAAGTCAAAATGTAGGAAGGTTACAGTATAGAGAGCTGTACTGTAAAGTTATCACAACGAATAAGAATACATCCGTATTCTGACGGTTCTGTATTCTGATTTTCTATACTTTACCTTTCGTTTTGACTTTTTTGTACTTCGGCTTCctacattttgaaattctatgaaatacattttcgcgtatttgaaaaattcgatattgtgaatattttattttctgatttttctatatttttgaCTCTACCTGAATTCATCAGTTCTACACACCGTCGAATGTTGATCATATCATCATAACACACTAACACCGTAGAAATCATTATATACGAATATACgggagttttgaaaaaaataaccgtgCATACACgagaattttgaattctgaTACCGCTGGACATCAAGATACAAAGTTTCTCCGATACTTGTTTTTCCTGAAAACCACGGTTTAATTACATGCGTTGTGTACTAACTCGCCTCGAGTGCGCCTCAATCTTTGATACTGTTTAATTAGCCTTTGTGAGATTACTAAGCATCGCTAATTTAcagtaaaaattattgcaatttcgTAATCCGTtaacaaatttcgaatattcaAGGTTCTTATTGATTTCGTGGAAGTTTTTCAAAGTGATGTAAATTGAACAAcgattttataaaatcaatttcagaAGGCTCGTTTTTATAAAGCAGTATATTACAtgcaatgttttattttactcaattAACTAGTTATTTAAGTGAAAAATCTaatatttttgtgaaaaattacgtaataTATGCATTTTCGTATACGTACCTAGTTATCCATAAAATATCATTCAGATATTCGTAAAATGCATTTCTACTCTGTCTATCCCCCCTATATGGCCGTTATTTTATTGGCGAGTAATATTTTTCGGTAATATTAGATTAGTAGAAGAATATTTGTCGCAATATTGGTTTATCAAAATGAGCCTTAACATTTGAAGACTTGATTTgtttcaaaatcgaaaaaaaaataattacacgtaTACAAACATTtagcattttcattttcacaccAATTTCTGTTACGCTCGTGACAGCGAAACCATGACACATGCGCAAAGAGAACCATTCTCAAGTTTATTATAGATAccacattttttgattttccaaaaaaaaaacaaaatttatgtgAATGCCTtcttcacacacacacacacacacacacgtgtaaAAGCGCGGCGCTGGACTGAGAGCTGTATGATAAGTCACCTTTTGTGGGGCTTAATCCACCGGCAATAACATCAATTTCTTAGAGCGTCTATTTCTGGGCACATCAGAAAATCAACAACATACTTTATGGTGACATATGACCTCTCAACTGAGttcgaaaatttgacattGCTAAATGCCGAATCAGGACCATTGACGGTACGTACAAAACGTAGTGTAATTAGCTCTATGGAACAAAGAAAGCATGAACACAAGATTTAAATTGACGTGTAATACGAAAGAACGAtcagtttataaaaaaaatgacgataaaTCGGTTATCCCGCAATACTGTTCGAAAGAATTAATGAGAATTTCTGTCAATCTTATGTCAAATAACAGCCAAGAGTGGTTGTTCAAAACCTGGGTTGATCAATTCGCCTTCAATCCACTGATCCCCAATAACTTAAAATGGCTTCAGGATCTACCCATTTTTTACTTCGCCTTCGAAGTCGGCGATCGatgattaaattatttttcgtcttgCAAAGGATGCAAGAGATATGAGAGCAGAGAGAAACGTTGATTAATATTCATCGAGACTCACCTTCCCAAAGAAACGACCCTTTATGTAGCTCCTTCCCGTACATATTTTCATCGTAGATCACATTGGGAGTAAAGTTGTTTTTGTCATGTTTAGACATTTCTATTGTTCCGGGTAATTCGAGCCACAGTCCGGTAAAGTTATAACACTTAGAAATCATCTAAAATCACAGTTATAAGGCACGCAGTACACCCAACACCGCTTCTCTTGATCACTCGTGCTCAACTGGCTTCGGTTTCGTGTTGAACGGGCAACGGATTTTAATGTTTGAATCGAGAACTTTTAGCCAATAGCGTACGCTCAACTTGACACGTGACATCCaaattgtttgattttttcacctttgCTTGCCTTGTCACGACATTTGTTTACAAGCAGTCACAACGGTGTCATATGGTTTATATTCACATTCCCGTACGGACGAGATAAACGTGTGAATGCATAGGTGAGGTGTATATCCGTGTATCGGAACGTTACCACTGTAAGTTGTCAGTGAACGTTACTGAACAAgattgtttattcatttattttacgaAGAAACAATCGAGATACGATCTGTGTCCACCGGatgaacaaaaacactttCCTTTTCCGTctatcgataaaaattaaataaatgcaTTATCAATGATTTCACCATGGGATATATTCTTTATCGATTCATTGGTTCATTGATCACATATCTTATAGATATGTTTGCGTATATACATGCACATACACACCAGAGATACTTGTAAAACCAAGTAGTTGAAGACACGGTCAACATAGGTATGATAAATTCACAATTAAACTTACTGTAAAGGGAGTAAGAAAAAGACTACTACTAAGTATTTTGGGTGACCACGATAAGGTGGCCACCCCCCTCCAAAATCCAGCCCCGTGATgttctgagaaattttttgcatgatTTCTGAAGGAAATACGACGAACTGTCCGATAGCGAggacgaaatttttataaaagcaAGCGATTTTGCgtccggaaaaaaaaatttcgatttcgagactcaaaataaattttcatgttttctGAACATGCGCCATTTACGGAGTTCGGATATAAAAAGTTTTTGGGATCCGTCCAACCAGTCACctagaaataaatttaaaattcgaatttcggTTAAGAGGAAACGTATCGGCCAACCAGGTTGTAGAGCGAGAGAGACAGGCTGTACATGGCATAACTGCTCTATCTCACTCCTTCGCCACACTTTCTGTACACGCGAAGCTATCTCCAGTAGTATATGCTCCATGGTAATATCTGACAAATTGACCAGCGCCAACTTCACACGAGTGCAGGTAGCGGAGACGGTGGTTGTTGACTACCGCCTCTGTGTTACATTAGTCGTTTTCCATAGTTCATGGCACAAAATCCAAACCAAAATTTACTGCTCCCGTCACAGCAAGTACATACGTCAATAGCGTATGCGAAAAAATAGTCAAGTGTAAACTAGAATCTGAGTAGTGTTTTAAAGTAGTTTTTATCATCGTCCCGAGGGATTCGCAGGCTCGTTATACTCTGGTTTCAAAATGACTACAGCTGCGAGGCCGACGTTCGAGCCAGCGCGCGGAGGTCAGGGACGCGGAGAGAAGGATTTGAGCGCAATTTCTAAACAATACTCGAGCAGGGATCTGCCGTCTCACACGAAATTGAAATACAGGTAACAGTACAAGTGCAAAGATACCATTTTCGCGTGTCTTATCTCTGTCCTCGTGTGCTTTTTCAATATACCACGTCATAACCAGAAAGTTCACGTAacctaaaaattgttttcacaGAGAGTACGGACAGGGAACAACAGATGAGTTGAGAAGCCGTGATTTCCGCAAAGAGTTGGATGAACGTGAGCGGGAAAAAGAGAAGGCGTCGAACCGTCGCATGATTGAACCTGCAAATCGTGATGGTTCGGCTGTCGCAGCGAAAAGACAGAAAATCGATCAAGTACCAGCAGCTAGTTTGGATGCCGACGATCCATTGGACGAAGACGATTCCGATTCTGACAGCGATGAGGATGA is a window encoding:
- the LOC124299094 gene encoding serum response factor homolog; translation: MATTNEQRLEFEFMEKKSNLMSMAYELSVIGNTQVLVFVHHDGGKSACFCTIDFQPVVTSDSGKQLIQSCLDNNKFTLSENEGYTIVNNISNGTNSSTPNREEANPEFTEKKSQLLSEVEEVSAICNTHGLALIMNYDTGELTSFFTKSFEPVAASEAGKKLLKLCIKEKN